Sequence from the Amycolatopsis sp. NBC_00345 genome:
TCTTCATGCACGAAGCCGAGCTGGGCGTCGTCGTCAAGGGGCCGGCGAAGGACGTGGCCGCGCCGGACTGGCGCCGGGCGGTGTTCGGCTACACCTGCTTCCTCGACATCACCGCGCGGGGCGAAGGCCGGATGACCTGGCGGTCCGGCAGCTGGATGGGGAAGTCGTTCGACACCTTCGCGCCGCTGGGGCCGTGCATCGTGACCGCCGACGAGATCGCCGACCCGCAGGACCTGCGCGTGCGGATGTGGAACGACGAACAGCTGCGGCACGACTACTCCACCGGCGACATGGAGCACCAGGTGCCGGAGATCGTCGCCTTCGCCTCCTCGATCATGACCCTGAACTCCGGCGACGTGCTGGCCTGCGGCACCAACCACGAGGGCCTCGGCGCCGTCCAGGACGGGGAACGGCTGGTGGTCGAGATCGGCGGGATCGGCCGGATGGGCGTCACCGTCAGCGATCCGCTGCGGCGGACCTGGGAGCGCGGCGTCTACCTGGGCGCCGACTCGACCAATCACGAGGCGGTCCGACGGCACCGGCCGCGAGAGGCGCACCTGCTGCGCGACGAGTCCTGACCGGATCCCGTCCCCCAGGAGGCAGTCGTGCGCTGGGACACCCACAACCACGTGGTTCCCGAGTCACTTGTGGACATCGCGAGGTCCGGTTTCCCGGTCTCCGTCGACGGGGACACTGTCACGGCCGACGGCGTCCGGTTCACGCTCACCCGTGAGTTCACCGATCCGGCGGTGAAGCTGCGCCGGCCGGCGGAAGCCGGCCTCGACGCCGCGGCGGGCGCGGTCGGCGTCGAGGCCGGCACGTCCGTGCTCGACCGCCCGCTGGGCACGGACGCGCCGTACGACAGGGCCTCGCCCGATCCCGTCGGCGCACTGCTTTCCGTGGTGGAGAAAACACCGCCCGGCAGATCATGGAAGACAACCCGGTACGTATTTTCGGTTTGACCTCAGCGGAACAGGAGCAATCGTGAACACGAAGGTCCAGCGGGTACTGGTGTCCGGCGGCGGGATCGGCGGCCTGGCGGTGGCCGGGGCGCTGGCCCGCCGGGGGGTGGCGGTCGACGTCGTCGAGGTGCGGGCCGACCTGGAGGTGACCGGGATCGGGATCAGCGTGCCGAACAACGCCCTGCGGATGCTGAAGACGCTCGGGGTGCTCGACGAAACCGTCGCCGCCGGGTACGTCTTCGACGAGTACGTGCGGCGCGACGCCGCCGGCGAGCAGATCGTCGCGCTCCCCTGTCCGTCCTCTTCGGACGGTGTGCCGGGGTACCTGGGCATCACCCGCGCCCGGCTCGCCGGGATCCTGCGCACGGCGGCGATCGCCGCGGGCGCGCGGCTGCGGCTCGGGGTCGAGATCGAGGAGTTCACCGAAGGCCCGCAGGCGGCGCAGGTCCGGCTGAGCGACGGCCGGGAGGTCGAATACGACCTGGTCGTGGGGTGCGAGGGCCTACGGTCGCCGTTGCGGACGCGCTTGTTCGGCGCCCAGGCCGGGCCGGTGTTCACCGGCTACTCGTGCTGGCGTGCCAAGCCGAAGATGCCCCGCCGGGTCGGCGCGATGACGAAGTTCGCGGGCGCCACGACCGACGCGGGCCTGGTGCCCCTCACCGAGGACGAGATGTACCTGTTCCACGTCACCGCCGAGCCGGGCAACCCCTACCACGAGCCGGCCGGCTGGCGGGACCTGCTGGAAGAGCGGCTGGCGGAATACACCGGGCTGGTCGCCGAAGTCCGCGAGAACCTGCCGCCGGCCGAGGAGATCATCTACAGCCCGCTGTTCGAGGTGCGCCTCCCGGCGCCATGGCACACCGGCCGGGCGATCGTGATCGGCGACGCCGCCCACGCCGTCGTGCCCCATCTCTCGCAGGGCGGGTCACAGGCGCTCGAAGACGCGGTGGTGCTGGCCGAAGAACTCACGCGGCGGACGCTGGCGGACGCGTTGCCGGCCTTCATGGCGCGCCGCTTCGACCGCGCCCGGCACCTGCAGCGCCTCTCCTCCACCATGCTGGTCCGGGAGATGACCGGGCCCCCCACCGACCGGGAAGAGCTGGGCGCCGAGCTGTCCCGGGAGATGGCGTCGGTCCGCGCCTACCTGGACCAGCCGGTCTGACGGAGGACCTGCGCCCGGCCCGGGAAGCCGCCGCGAAGCGGGGCTGGCACCGGGCTTGGCACCGGTTTGCCGATTATTCCGGCAAAACCGGTGCTTGACGCAGGGGCAGGTCGGGTACTCAACTGTAGGTGCGATCATCGGCCCGATCCGTCCCGAGGAGGGGTCATGCTGCCCTATCGAGACCGCAGTGTGCTGCGGAAGATCGAAGAAGAGCTGGCCGCGAGCGACCCCGCGTTCGTGGCCGCGTTGAGCCAGGGCGTGCCCCCGTCGCGCTCCCGGCTGTGGCTGACCACCCTCGTCCTGGCCGACGTCACCGTCGTGCTGATGGTCGTGTTCGGTCTGCTCACCGGCGGCACCGGCTTGTTCTTGTGGGGCTTCGCCGCCATCCCCGCGCTCGGGTGGGTCCACCACGACCTGCTCAAGCGCAAGCGGGAACGGCAGTCCGGCGAAGCGGGCTGAACCGGCCGGACCGTGGTGACGCACCGGAGGCACCGGTGCGTCACTTGCCTGCCGCCGCCCGTTCCAGCAGCGGGGTGATCCGGTACGGCACCATCTCGCGCATCACGAGCGCGTTGGTCGTCCGCTCGACGCCCGGGATCTCGAGCATCTGCCCGGCGATCCGGTACAGGTCGTCGGCGTCGGCCGCGACGACGTGCACCAGCAGGTCGGACGGGCCGGTCAGCCCGTGCACCCGCAGCACCTCCGGCACGGCGGCCAGCGACCGGCCGACG
This genomic interval carries:
- a CDS encoding fumarylacetoacetate hydrolase family protein, whose amino-acid sequence is MKLVTFTHTGPPSVGVLTAGGVADAGHLLSRDGRAEPMIELIDRYEDLRPELARLAASGPATPLAEVRLQAPLQRPGKIVCCIGNYWEHATREPRPLNMFLKSPDSVLGPEGTVRLPATRDPWIFMHEAELGVVVKGPAKDVAAPDWRRAVFGYTCFLDITARGEGRMTWRSGSWMGKSFDTFAPLGPCIVTADEIADPQDLRVRMWNDEQLRHDYSTGDMEHQVPEIVAFASSIMTLNSGDVLACGTNHEGLGAVQDGERLVVEIGGIGRMGVTVSDPLRRTWERGVYLGADSTNHEAVRRHRPREAHLLRDES
- a CDS encoding FAD-dependent monooxygenase; this encodes MNTKVQRVLVSGGGIGGLAVAGALARRGVAVDVVEVRADLEVTGIGISVPNNALRMLKTLGVLDETVAAGYVFDEYVRRDAAGEQIVALPCPSSSDGVPGYLGITRARLAGILRTAAIAAGARLRLGVEIEEFTEGPQAAQVRLSDGREVEYDLVVGCEGLRSPLRTRLFGAQAGPVFTGYSCWRAKPKMPRRVGAMTKFAGATTDAGLVPLTEDEMYLFHVTAEPGNPYHEPAGWRDLLEERLAEYTGLVAEVRENLPPAEEIIYSPLFEVRLPAPWHTGRAIVIGDAAHAVVPHLSQGGSQALEDAVVLAEELTRRTLADALPAFMARRFDRARHLQRLSSTMLVREMTGPPTDREELGAELSREMASVRAYLDQPV
- a CDS encoding DUF3040 domain-containing protein encodes the protein MLPYRDRSVLRKIEEELAASDPAFVAALSQGVPPSRSRLWLTTLVLADVTVVLMVVFGLLTGGTGLFLWGFAAIPALGWVHHDLLKRKRERQSGEAG